The stretch of DNA ACCGGCCCGTGCTCTCCATGGCGCTGGAGGAGGCCCTCCGGGACAACCTGGACCGGGGCGAGCAGGCCATCCTCTTCCTCAACCGCCGGGGCTTCAACACCGCCACCCTCTGCCTCAAGTGCGGCGAGCCGGTCCATTGCCCGAACTGCTCGGTGCCGGTGACGAGCCACCGGGGCCGCGGCGGCATCGAGCTTTGGTGCCATTACTGCGACTGGCGGGGCCCGGTGCCCAAGCAATGCGTGGCCTGCAAGGACGGCGTCATCAAGCAGGTGGGGCTGGGCACCGAGCGGCTGGAGGAGGAACTGAAGCAGAAATTCCCCAAGGCCCGGATCGAACGCATGGACCTGGACACCACCCAGGAGAAGGGGAGCCACGAGGCCATCCTGGGCCGCTTCCGCCGCCACGAGGTGGATGTGCTTTTGGGGACCCAGATGATCGCCAAGGGCCATGATTTTCCCGGCGTCACGCTGGTGGGCATCGTGGGGGCCGACACGGGCCTGTCCTTGCCCGATTTCCGGGCGCAGGAGCGGGTCTTCCAGCTGCTGGTACAGGTCTCGGGCCGGGCGGGCCGGGCCGAGAAGGAGGGCGTCATCTACCTGCAGACCTTCCAGCCGGAGAATCCCAGCATCCAGGCGGCCGCGCGCCACGACATGAACGGGTTCTGGGAGAAGGAATTGGATCTCCGCCAGGCCCTCGGCTATCCGCCCTATACCCGCCTGGGGCTGTTGGTCTACCGCTCGGAGGACGAGCGGAAGGCCCAGAAGGCGGCCGAGGAGGCGGTGGAGTTCCTCTCGCGCGACGCCCAAGGGTCGGGGGTGGAGGTGCGGGGCCCGGCGCCCTCGGGCATCTTCAAGGTGCGGGGGCATTACCGCTACCAGGTGCTCCTCAAGGCGGCGAGCGCCGCCAGGATCCGGGGCCTGTTGGCCCGCCTGGACGCGAAGCATCCCGTCCCCCCGAAGGTCTTCCGGGTGGTGGACATCGATCCCCAAAGCATGTTGTAACGGCGATCGAACCACGAAGGCTACGAAGAAAGACGGTTTGAACCACGGAGGGCACGGAGAGCACGGAGGGAAGCGGAGTTCAATAACGACGGACGCCATCGGGGGTCGTGGCGCGGTGACGGGGCAATGGGAAAATCTTGGTTTTCCCAGTTGCCCGATCCCGCGCCCCGGGGCCTTCGGCCCAGGCCCCATGGGCCTGCCCGATGGCGGTGGTCTTCATCTGCGTCAATATGCGTTGATTTGCGGCCAAGGGTTGGCCGGGATCTATCCCATGCATCCCATGCATCTGTGGCACATTGTCTTTCTCTGTGCCCTCTGCGCTCTCTGTGGTTCGGGATATCGCCTTTCACCGGGACGGAATATCCGTCCTTCGTGAACTTCGCGTCTTCGTGGGCCCGGTGGGGGCCAGGGGCCTCACCCCCAATAGGGGAACAGGTGGATGAAGACCTTGACCGCCGACCAAAGGGCCAGCGCCACGAAAAAGGCCGCGAAGAACCCCTGGTTGAAGGCCCTTCGTTTCTCCTTCAGGATCCGCTCGGCCATGACCTGCGAGGAGAGGTTCTCCCGGAGGCCCTGCAGGTCCTTCTCCAAGTGCCGCCGGGTCAGCTTGCCCAGCGCGTATCGTTGGGAGAGGGTCTGCATCTCCAACAGGATGTCCTCATAGGGCGATTCGGTCATAGGGTCCTCCTTGGGATCGACGGCCAGGTCCATACCCTCTTTGGACGCACGGCCCCCGCGGAAGGACCGCGCCCGGTCAGGGCCGGGGCGTGGGGACCGCCGGGGGAGGCGGTAATTGGCCCAGGGTGAAGGTCGCCGTGACCTCCGCCTCGTCCCGAGTGAAGTCCAACGAGACCCTTTGTCCCTGGTGGCGATAGACCACGTCGAACAGCTGTTCGGGACTGGTCAAGGTCTCTCCGGCCAGCGAGGTCAGCAGGTCCCCCTCTTTCATATGGACGGAATCGGCGGGGGAACCTTGGATGACCACCCGGACCCTCAAACCCGCCGGGTCGCCGGGCTTGGGGCGCTTGACCAGGAGCCCCAGGGGCGAGGGCGCGGACTTCGCCCAAAAGGTGGCGGCATATTCATAGAAGTCGACGTCCTCGGGCACCGTCACCACTTGGGTGTTCCCCGGGATGGTCACGCTCTTGTAGACCGTACGCACCTGGCCCCGGCGGTTCACGAAGGTCTTGGAGGTGTCGATCGTCTGGTCGGGAGTGGAAACCACCTGCAGGGTGTCCACGGTCCGGGTCCCGGCATATTTGTTGTTCATGAGCACCACCCAGGCGCCCACGGTCTGGGCCTGCTGGCGGGCGGCGTTGGCATCCTCCACGGCGTTCATGAGCGGCGTCTGGAACTTGGACCTTCCCAGGAGGATGTAACCTTGTTGCAGGAGGGCGTGGCCGTCCTGTTTCATGTCCTGGGAGTAGCGGAGTTCCGGGTCGGACGTCGGTTTCAATAGGCGCAGGTAGAGGGAATCGGGCTTCCCGGCGGTCTTGTCCTGGTAATACTGGCTGTAGTAATTCGCGCAACCGACGAGGAGCAGTGGGCCGAGGAAGGCGAAGAGGCGGGCGATCGGTCGTGGGAGGTTCATGGGGGTTGTTCCTTTTCAGGGCGTTTTGTCCGGCGGGAACAGTTTAACCCGGCTCCCCTTCGTTGTCTTTCGCGGTGCTTTCCGTGGTTCGATCGGGTTTGGCTATCCCATGGATCCCATGCATCCGTGGCACATCGTCTTGTCTTTCTCTGTGCTCTCTGTGGTTCGATCGGGTTTGGTTATCCCATGGATCCCATGCATCTGTGGCAAATGGCCTTGTCTTTCCCGGTGCCCTCGGTGCCCTCTGTGGTTAACATGTCGTCATGAAGTTGGAACCTAAAACGAAAAAACCCATCACCCTGGTCTCCCGCATCGACAAGCGTAGTTCCGAGACCCTGCTGGATTTCCTCTGCCGCCGGTTCCCCTACCACTCGCCCGACGAATGGACCGAACGCATCCGGGAAGGGAAGATCACGGTCAACGGGCTGGCGCCCTCCGAGGGACAGCCTTTAAGGGCGGGGGACGAGGTGGCCTATACCACCCAGGCCTGGGAGGAGCCGGAGGTCGCCCGGGACTACCGCATCGTCCATGAGGAGGAGGGCTTCCTGGTGGTCGCCAAGCCCGCGCCGCTGCCCGTGCACGCCATCGGCGCCTATTTCGAGAACACCCTGACCCATCTTTTGCGCTCCGACCGGCCCGAGGCGGAGAACTGGGACCTGGTCCACCGGCTGGACTCGGAGACCAGCGGCCTCATCGTCCTGGCCAAGGACAAGAAGACCCTCAAGAAGCTCCAGACCGACTGGAACGAAAGGACCCAAAAGACCTACCGCGCCATCGTGTTCGGGGAATTCCCGGAAGGGTCCATGCGGGTCGACAGGCCCATCGGGCCCTTGAAGGGGAGCCGCATCCGCATGAAGCTGGGCGTGGACCAGGAGAAGGCCAAGCCTTCCATCACCGACTTCACCCGGTGGGAGGTCAAAAAGGGTTTTTCGTTATTGGAAGTGAAGCCGGTCACGGGACGCACCCATCAGATCCGGGTGCACCTGGAGAGCCTGGGCTACCCCCTGGTGGGGGACAAGCTCTATTCGGGGGATGAGGAGACCTTCTTGCGGTTCATGGACGAGGGCTGGACGGACTGGCTCCAAGGCAAGGTGCTCCTGCCCCGCCAGGCCTTGCACGCCTTCCGCATCGAGTTCGACCATCCAGCGACGGGGAAGCGGCTGAGCTTTGAGGACCCCTTACCCGCGGACCTGAGGAAATTCTGGGAAGGGCTTTGAACCAGGAAGGCTGACGGTTCGAACCACGGAGGGCACGGAGAGCACGGAGGGAAGCGGAGTTCGATAACGACGGACGCCATCGGGGGCGGGGTGAGGTTCGCGGGTGCCGGAAAAACGAAGATTTTTCCGCAGCCGTGATACCCACCCCCCGGGTCTTCGGCCCAGGCCCCATGGGCCTGCCCGATGGCGGTGCTTTTCATCTGCGTCCATTTGCGTCGATCTGCGGCCAAGGGTTGGCCGGGGTCGATCAGGCTTGTCTTTCTCGGTGTCCTCTGTGCTCTCTGTGGTTCAGAACATCCGGACCGGGCGTCAGTTCACCGGTTCGCGGAACAGGTCGCCCACCGGACAGCCCAACGCGATGGCGAATTTATAGGCCCGCACCAGGGTGACGTCCGAATGGCCGCTCTCGATGGCCTGGATATAGTTGAATTCATAATGGGTCCGGTCGGCCAGGACCCTTTGGGTGATGCCTTTGCGGATCCGGATGTCCCGGATGTTCCTTCCGACCTGGGTCGTGGCTCTTTCATCCATGGCCGGGGATCCTCAAGCCTGGGCCGGGTTGACGCGCGGGACCTTGATCTTCTTGTTCTTCAGGCGGGCCCGGCGCACCAGGTCGGGTTGGGCCTGGTCCGGGGCCAGGACCAGGGGGTTCTCGTCCCGGAAATATTTCTTGGCGGTCTTCTCCTTGACCTCCCGGAAAAAAATGAAGGCGAAGCGGCGGTCGGTCTGAACGATGATGCCCAAGCCCCATTCGGGCCGGACGGGCAATTGAACGATCTTTCCCAGGTCCTTCTCTTTGATCTCCATGTGGCCCTTTCTTGCGTTGGATAGGTGAGCTGTCCAGCATACTCTTTCGCGGGGCCCGCCGAGGTTTATCTTGGGGAAATCGCCCGATCGGGGCCTTCGGACCGTCCCGGGACGCCCCGGGGGTCGTGAAACACCGTCTTTTGGGAACAATCGTCCCGATCGCCTCCGATTGATCACCTATTTCCCCGTGTTCCTGTAGGATGGGGCCCTCTTGCCGGGGTCCTCACGACCTGGGAAGAGGATTCAAAATTTATAGAAAACAGTCGAGGTTCAAAGAAAAATGGCTCAAGGTACCGTGAAGTGGTTCAAGAACGAAAAAGGTTTCGGTTTCATCTCCCAGGACGGTGGCGATGACGTTTTCGTTCATCACTCGTCCATCCAAGGCGAAGGTTACAAGTCCCTGAACGAAGGGGATCGCGTTGAATTCAACGTGACTTCCGGAGAAAAGGGCCTGAAGGCCGAGAACGTCGTTAAGATCTAACGGCCGATCGGAAGCACCAAGCCCCGTGGCGCACGCGCTGCGGGGCTTTTTTTATGGGCGAATGCCGGGATGGCTCGGCTTGACATGGGGAGTTGATTGGCTAAAATTACCCTCCGCTTCGCTTCTCCTGAAGTTCCGGCCCGAGTGGCGAAATTGGCAGACGCAATAGACTCAAAATCTATCGACCTCCGGGTCATGTCGGTTCAAGTCCGACCTCGGGCACCACTTTTCTCTATCAATTAAAAAGGCCATGAACCGACTGGTTCTATGGCCTTTTTTATTACTGGAAAAGTGGTTGCACTCAGCCGGAGGCTGATGTGCACCAGGGTGCATCGGAAATTGGGTATGCACTTGAGCGAAGCTCAATGTGCACCAGGGTTGCATCGGAAATTTGGTATGTCCCAGGCCGAAGGCCTGGGGCACCAATTTTTCCTTTGGGTGAAGTGGTAGTGCTTGGCCGTCAGGCCAAGCGCACCAGCAATTCACATCAAATTAAGAGTGAGTGATTGTCCTAGGTCGAAGACCTGGAACAACCAATTCGGCCTGTCCTTCGAACGCTGACCTGGGCCCTGGGGCGGAACGCGATTTTCGTCCCCGTCGCCCGGGACTTTCCTTAGAATGGGGGCCTATGAAACGCGTCCTTATCGCTTCTTTCTTTTCGGCCATCCTTTTCGCGGTCCAGGCCCCCCTCTTCGCCCAATCCACGGTGGATGTGGTCACTTTCAAGAACGGCGCCGTGATCCAGGGCCAGGTCCTGGAGCAATGGCCGGGCGTTTCCCTCAAGGTCCGCATGGACAACGGGACCGTCCAGGTCTACCGCATGAGCGATGTCTCCAAGATCACCAAACTCGACCGGCCTCCCCAGAACCTGACGCCTCCCCCGGAGGCGCCGGGACTTCCCTCCGCTTCCGCGCCCGCCGCGTCCCCGGCGGACCAGGGCCCTTCCCGCGGGGGACAGGTGGGGTTCGGTCTGTTGGCCGGCGTGGACATGGCCAACGAACTTTATTACGGTTCGTCCTTGGACAACCGGGTGGGTTTCATCGGCGGTTGTTTCGTGGATTTCGGGCTCTCGAACCGCATCTCCATCCAACCGGAGGTCCTGTTCGCGATGAAGGGCGGCAATTCCGGCCCCTATTATTCCGACCAGATCAATTACGTGGAAATGCCCATCCTTTTCAAGCTGAGTTTCCCGAGCGACAAGGACCTGAGGTTCGACCTGTTCAGCGGTCCTTATTTGGCGGTCCTGGCATCGGGCTTCTCTGGCTACGATGGAATAGTTTATGGGGATTCCTCCAGCTTCACCCAAGCGGACGCGGGGTGGGTGTTCGGGGGCGGGTTGGAGATCGACCGGTTCCTGTTGGACCTGCGTTACGAGATCGGTTTCGTGCCGAACGACCAGCAGGAGTACGGCCCCGTCAATACCTCGATGGCCTTGATGGCCGGCTATCGGTTGTTCAATTGAGGGCTCAAGCCCGGATGGTTGGGTGGCCGAAGGCCGCCCGGTCCTGAAGAAAGGTTAAGAATGAAACGGTCCCTTTTCGCGGCGATCCTCCTCATCCTCGGGTTCCAATCCCTGACCCCCTGCCGGGCCCAATCCTCGGAGGACGTGGTCTATTTCAAGAACGGCGCGGTGCTCCACGGACAGATCCTGGAGGAGGACCCGGCCTTGTGGCTGAAGATCCGGACCCCGGATGGGGCCGTCCGTGCCTATTCCATCAACGACGTGGAGAAGGTCCTGAAGTCCGAACTGCCCGGCCTGGGCCCGGCCGACGCGCCCGGTCCCGCCCCCTCGGCCAACGGCCCGGTGGTGAACCATGACCCGACGACGGCCTTCCTCTTCTCTTTCCTGGTGCCGGGCCTGGGCTGTTACCTCAACGGCGGGGACGACACCAAGATCGGTCTTCTCTGCGACGGCCTCTACGTGGGCGGGATCGTCCTCATGCTGACGGCGGGCACTTCCACCACCCAGGAGGACCTGGGCTACGGCCAGACGATCGACACCGTGAACACGACCCCTTTCCTCTGGGTCGGGTGCGGCGTGGCCCTGGGCGGCTGGATCCTGGGCATGATCGACGCGCCGGCCTACGCGGCCAATCACCAGCCCCATCCCAACCGTTATGGGGACCTTTTGAACCTCCAAGGGCCCGGTTATGAAGTGGGCCTGGGCCTTTCCCCGGTGGCGACCTTGGATGGCGCCGCGCTTTCCGTTCCGTCCCCCTCGCTGGCCTTCCGCTTTTAAATCCCGTGGCTGACCGACCCGACACGACCGCTTTGCGGGTCGCCCTTTGGCGTTACCTGCACCTCTTGGTGGACGCCAAGCCCCCCGTCCTGGAGGACGAGGTCGGCTACCGGCTGGCCGCGCCGCCGGAAGGGTGGCGGGACCGCCCCGACATGAACCCCCAATGGACGGCCGGATACCGGGCCGCCATCGTGGGCCGGGCCCGCTTCGTGGAGGACCTGGTGCTGGAGCGGGCGGGGAAGGGCCCCGCCCAATACGTGATCCTGGGGGCGGGGCTGGACAGCTTCGTCCAACGCCATCCGGAGATGGCCTCCCGCTTGAAGGTCTATGAGATCGACCAACCGGGCACCCAGGCCTGGAAACGCGGGCGGTTGATGGAACTGGGATATGGGGTCCCCGAATGGCTCAAGCTGGTCCCGGTCGACTTCGAGAAGAACGGGTCCTGGCCCGACGCGTTGAAAGAGGCGGGGTTCGACGCCGCCCGGCCCACGGTCATCGCCTCCACCGGGGTCTCCATGTACCTGACGAAGGAAGCCGTCGCCGCCACCCTGCGGCAGGCCGCCCGGTTGGCGCCCGGCTCCACCTTGGCCATGACCTTCCTGCTCACGATGGACCTCATCCCCGAGGCCGAACGGGCCCAGCACCAGATGGTCTACGACCGGGCCAGGCAGGCGGGCACGCCTTTCCTCAGCTTCTTTACGCCCCAAGAGATGATGGACCTGGCCCGCGCCTGCGGCTTTTCGGAAGCCCGGCATGTCTCCCGGGACGAGCTGGTCCGCCGCTACTTCGCGGGGAGGACCGATGGGTTCCTCCCGGGGCATGGGGAAGAGTTCCTGGTGGCGACGGCCTGAAAGGGCGGCCCGCCTTATTCGAAGGACCTTTCCTCTTCCTGCACCTCGAAGCGCTGCAGGTCCGAAAGCTGGTCCCAGTGGGCCCGCAGGTAGGAAACCCCGTCATGAAGGGCCGCCCGGTAGCCCCGCAGTTTGCCCTCGTCCTCGGCCAGCTTGTTCTCGGCGCTGATGCGGCCGGAGGCGCCGAAGGCGGTGGTCCCGATCTGTTGCTTCGCCTTCTCCAGGTCCTTGCGGACCGCTTGGGCCTTGTCCTTCAGCATCATCTGCCGCTGGAAATGCCGGTCGAGGCTCGACCGGGGCGTCAAGGTCGCGCCCTTCAGGATGGCGGGGACGAACAACGTCCCGATCGTCAAAGTGATCGCCAGTAGAACCTTTAGATAGTTCATTGTTCCCTCCTTAACAACAAGTGGTGGGTGGTTCCTTACTTTTAATTTGGGACCCCTTCTTGGGGTTTTTCAATGGAGGGACCGCGGATCGTTCCTCCCCGGTCGGGGAAAAAATTTTCCCTTGGGGGTTTCGCGCTTTCACGCCCTTTCGGGCGCCGGTCCCTGGGCCTTTATTCGAGGGACCTTTCCTCTTCCCGGACCTCGGAGCGCTGGGATTCGGAAAGCAGGTCCCAATGGGCCGTCAGGTAGGTGAGCCCCTCGTGGAGCGCCGCGCGGTCGCTCCGCAGTTTGTTGCGGTCGTCCGACAGCTGGCTCATCAGTCCGTCCCGGTCCGATCCCATGAGGATCGTGGCCCCCAGCTTCCCTTCCAGGTCGGCGATATCCATCTTGATCCGCCGGGCGTCGTCCTTCAGGACCATCTGCTGTTGGAAGTGACGGTCCACCTCCGCTTTGGTGTCGGGTTGTCCCTGGAGGAGCGCCGGGAGGAATAACATTCCCGCCGTCCCCGCTATGATCGAAAGAACCTTGGCGTGTTTCATGGTGCCCTCCCTTTCAGTGGTGGGTGGTTCCACCTTTTACTTTGGGTCCCTCTTCGGGGCATTTTCAATGGAGGGCCGGCGGATCGTCGGGCAACGTTTCGAGGGAAAAATTTACCCTTGGAGGTTTCTCGCTTTCACGCGCTTTCGGCCGCCGGTTCCGTAGGGGATCACTGATCCGGGTCATGGTTTTTTCGCGGGGAAGTCCTAGACTGAAAAGTGGAAGGGTTCCTTGATAGGGCGCCGTGAAGGCGCCAGCGGATTTGATCCGACGTGGTAAGAAAAAGGTTCCCTTCGATGGCGCCCCGGGAGGAAGTCCCCCCGGGGCTTTTTTATGGGGGCGGAAGCTCTTCCGGGTCTTCATCCCGTGGGTCCAGGTCCATCCCTGTTCCAAGTCCTCGTCGGCCGAACCGCCCGATGGCGATATTGGGCCCATTTCGCTCATCCCGTCC from bacterium encodes:
- a CDS encoding PDZ domain-containing protein, translated to MNLPRPIARLFAFLGPLLLVGCANYYSQYYQDKTAGKPDSLYLRLLKPTSDPELRYSQDMKQDGHALLQQGYILLGRSKFQTPLMNAVEDANAARQQAQTVGAWVVLMNNKYAGTRTVDTLQVVSTPDQTIDTSKTFVNRRGQVRTVYKSVTIPGNTQVVTVPEDVDFYEYAATFWAKSAPSPLGLLVKRPKPGDPAGLRVRVVIQGSPADSVHMKEGDLLTSLAGETLTSPEQLFDVVYRHQGQRVSLDFTRDEAEVTATFTLGQLPPPPAVPTPRP
- a CDS encoding cold shock domain-containing protein, with product MAQGTVKWFKNEKGFGFISQDGGDDVFVHHSSIQGEGYKSLNEGDRVEFNVTSGEKGLKAENVVKI
- a CDS encoding porin family protein, producing the protein MKRVLIASFFSAILFAVQAPLFAQSTVDVVTFKNGAVIQGQVLEQWPGVSLKVRMDNGTVQVYRMSDVSKITKLDRPPQNLTPPPEAPGLPSASAPAASPADQGPSRGGQVGFGLLAGVDMANELYYGSSLDNRVGFIGGCFVDFGLSNRISIQPEVLFAMKGGNSGPYYSDQINYVEMPILFKLSFPSDKDLRFDLFSGPYLAVLASGFSGYDGIVYGDSSSFTQADAGWVFGGGLEIDRFLLDLRYEIGFVPNDQQEYGPVNTSMALMAGYRLFN
- a CDS encoding RluA family pseudouridine synthase encodes the protein MKLEPKTKKPITLVSRIDKRSSETLLDFLCRRFPYHSPDEWTERIREGKITVNGLAPSEGQPLRAGDEVAYTTQAWEEPEVARDYRIVHEEEGFLVVAKPAPLPVHAIGAYFENTLTHLLRSDRPEAENWDLVHRLDSETSGLIVLAKDKKTLKKLQTDWNERTQKTYRAIVFGEFPEGSMRVDRPIGPLKGSRIRMKLGVDQEKAKPSITDFTRWEVKKGFSLLEVKPVTGRTHQIRVHLESLGYPLVGDKLYSGDEETFLRFMDEGWTDWLQGKVLLPRQALHAFRIEFDHPATGKRLSFEDPLPADLRKFWEGL
- a CDS encoding helix-turn-helix transcriptional regulator, with the protein product MDERATTQVGRNIRDIRIRKGITQRVLADRTHYEFNYIQAIESGHSDVTLVRAYKFAIALGCPVGDLFREPVN
- a CDS encoding class I SAM-dependent methyltransferase, which encodes MADRPDTTALRVALWRYLHLLVDAKPPVLEDEVGYRLAAPPEGWRDRPDMNPQWTAGYRAAIVGRARFVEDLVLERAGKGPAQYVILGAGLDSFVQRHPEMASRLKVYEIDQPGTQAWKRGRLMELGYGVPEWLKLVPVDFEKNGSWPDALKEAGFDAARPTVIASTGVSMYLTKEAVAATLRQAARLAPGSTLAMTFLLTMDLIPEAERAQHQMVYDRARQAGTPFLSFFTPQEMMDLARACGFSEARHVSRDELVRRYFAGRTDGFLPGHGEEFLVATA